A window of Myxococcales bacterium contains these coding sequences:
- a CDS encoding M23 family metallopeptidase: MTSRALVAPLLLVVACSGAEPTIEPQPPAPTPTGSGSSAPLPSAQPTTDAGSVDSGGSGDASKPARPGYMLPLECGKKSTVVQGPGGAFSHNTAQSRDAYDFDLANDTPLVAANDGTVTHVRGDVRPGNPCYSGGGSSCANTVNYVTIAHADGTSTLYLHVNQPLVAVGQTVRRGERIALSGGTGWSTGPHAHVQRQEKCGIWICNSTPLTFVEAGIPKTGTAVTSANCP; encoded by the coding sequence ATGACGTCGCGCGCGCTCGTGGCTCCTCTCCTCCTCGTCGTCGCATGCTCCGGCGCAGAGCCTACGATCGAGCCACAACCACCCGCGCCCACCCCCACGGGGTCGGGCTCGAGCGCTCCCCTTCCCTCTGCGCAGCCTACGACCGACGCGGGCTCCGTCGACTCTGGCGGCTCGGGCGACGCGAGCAAGCCCGCACGACCCGGGTACATGCTCCCCCTCGAGTGCGGGAAAAAGTCGACCGTGGTGCAAGGCCCGGGAGGTGCGTTCAGCCACAACACGGCCCAGTCCCGCGACGCGTACGACTTCGACCTCGCGAACGACACGCCACTCGTAGCCGCCAACGACGGCACGGTCACCCACGTGCGAGGGGACGTGCGCCCCGGAAACCCGTGTTACTCGGGCGGCGGCTCGTCGTGCGCGAACACGGTGAACTACGTGACGATCGCCCACGCGGACGGCACGAGCACCCTCTACCTCCACGTGAACCAGCCGCTCGTTGCCGTCGGCCAGACCGTGAGGCGCGGTGAGCGCATCGCCCTCTCGGGCGGCACGGGCTGGTCGACCGGGCCGCACGCGCACGTTCAGCGGCAAGAGAAGTGCGGCATTTGGATCTGCAACTCGACACCGCTCACGTTCGTCGAGGCCGGCATCCCCAAGACGGGCACGGCGGTCACATCGGCCAACTGCCCGTAA
- the recA gene encoding recombinase RecA — MEDKNRAKAIELAFASIEKEYGKGSIMRLKEGESLGGDVAVVPSGSIGLDIALGIGGYPRGRIIEIYGPESSGKTTLTLHAIASVQKAGGVAAFIDAEHALDPSYARKLGVKTDELLISQPDFGEQALEIADMLVRSNAVDIVVVDSVAALVPKAEIEGDMGDSHVGLQARLMSQALRKLTGTVARSNCLLVFINQIRMKIGVMFGSPETTTGGNALKFYSSVRLDVRRIGSIKEAATSDKKDPTVVGNRTRVKVVKNKMAPPFREVEFDILYGQGISRAGDIVDLASDLGIVEKSGAWFSFQGERIGQGRENAKAYLEQHPELMEKLERMILQKNNIKPTGPEPVAAAPAPKGGAPAAKNGTAEPEAKRPAPKPAN, encoded by the coding sequence ATGGAAGACAAGAACCGCGCGAAGGCCATCGAGCTCGCGTTCGCCAGCATCGAAAAAGAGTACGGCAAGGGCTCCATCATGCGCCTCAAGGAGGGCGAGTCCCTCGGCGGTGACGTGGCGGTGGTCCCGTCGGGCAGCATCGGCCTCGACATCGCCCTCGGCATCGGCGGTTACCCGCGCGGCCGCATCATCGAGATCTACGGTCCCGAGTCGAGCGGAAAGACCACGCTCACCCTCCACGCGATCGCCAGCGTCCAAAAGGCCGGCGGTGTCGCCGCCTTCATCGACGCCGAGCACGCGCTCGACCCGTCGTACGCCCGCAAGCTCGGCGTCAAGACCGACGAGCTCCTCATCTCCCAGCCCGACTTCGGCGAGCAAGCCCTCGAGATCGCCGACATGCTCGTGCGCTCCAACGCGGTCGACATCGTCGTGGTCGACTCGGTCGCGGCGCTCGTGCCCAAGGCCGAGATCGAGGGCGACATGGGCGACAGCCACGTCGGCCTCCAGGCGCGCCTCATGAGCCAGGCGCTCCGCAAGCTCACCGGCACGGTCGCCCGGTCGAACTGCCTGCTCGTCTTCATCAACCAGATCCGCATGAAGATCGGCGTCATGTTCGGCTCCCCCGAGACCACGACGGGCGGCAACGCGCTCAAGTTCTACTCGTCGGTTCGCCTCGACGTGCGCCGCATCGGCTCGATCAAAGAGGCCGCCACGAGCGACAAAAAAGACCCGACCGTGGTCGGCAACCGTACGCGCGTGAAGGTCGTGAAGAACAAGATGGCCCCGCCCTTCCGCGAGGTCGAGTTCGACATCCTCTACGGCCAGGGCATCAGCCGCGCAGGCGACATCGTCGACCTCGCGTCCGACTTGGGCATCGTCGAGAAGAGCGGCGCGTGGTTCTCGTTCCAGGGCGAGCGCATCGGCCAGGGCCGCGAGAACGCCAAGGCGTACCTCGAGCAGCACCCCGAGCTCATGGAAAAGCTCGAGCGCATGATCCTCCAGAAGAACAACATCAAGCCCACGGGGCCCGAGCCCGTCGCCGCGGCGCCTGCGCCCAAGGGCGGCGCGCCTGCGGCCAAGAACGGCACGGCCGAGCCCGAGGCCAAGCGCCCCGCGCCCAAGCCCGCCAACTGA
- a CDS encoding diacylglycerol kinase, protein MSVAVLVNVKSRHGSAAVGQHIRSLMPHARVAVTSSLDEARAWVRDELVPNRPDVLLSAGGDGTAVALLNELREHDVHVPTFGLLGLGTGNGWARATGGVGRRAVMRDIARLGATTKRTTEHVPVRTFRLVETEGRVTPFAGTGWDAEILSDYKDSLGGKAKLVDKLGGSTVGYAKSLLTRTIPRQLFGSRPRVRIVNLGEPALTIDAHGKATPLSGGETGKVLYEGPLGVGGASTTEELGLGFRAFKFAHLVPGRMQVRVYGAGTAEAVMNLPKILGAVHPLAKDHHFFVTKVRFELDREVPFEIGGDVVGKRRAFELALHEKPISLVDFRKVH, encoded by the coding sequence ATGTCCGTCGCCGTCCTCGTCAACGTCAAGTCGCGCCATGGCTCGGCCGCCGTGGGCCAGCACATCCGTAGCCTCATGCCCCACGCCCGCGTGGCCGTGACGAGCTCCCTCGACGAGGCCCGCGCCTGGGTACGTGACGAGCTCGTCCCGAACCGCCCCGACGTCCTCCTGTCCGCCGGCGGAGACGGCACCGCGGTCGCCCTCTTGAACGAGCTCCGCGAGCACGACGTCCACGTCCCGACCTTCGGCCTCCTCGGCCTCGGCACCGGCAACGGCTGGGCCCGCGCCACCGGCGGCGTCGGCCGTCGCGCCGTCATGCGCGACATCGCGAGGCTCGGCGCCACCACCAAGCGCACCACCGAGCACGTCCCCGTCCGCACCTTCCGCCTCGTCGAGACCGAAGGCCGCGTCACCCCCTTCGCCGGCACCGGCTGGGACGCCGAGATCCTCTCCGACTACAAAGACAGCCTCGGCGGCAAGGCCAAGCTCGTCGACAAGCTCGGCGGCTCCACCGTGGGCTACGCGAAGAGCCTCCTCACCCGCACCATCCCGCGTCAGCTCTTCGGCTCCCGCCCGCGCGTACGCATCGTGAACCTCGGCGAGCCCGCCCTCACGATCGACGCCCACGGCAAGGCCACCCCGCTCTCCGGCGGCGAGACCGGCAAGGTGCTCTACGAAGGCCCCCTCGGCGTGGGCGGCGCGTCCACCACCGAGGAGCTTGGCCTCGGCTTCCGCGCGTTCAAGTTCGCTCACCTCGTCCCCGGCCGCATGCAGGTTCGCGTGTATGGTGCAGGTACCGCCGAGGCGGTCATGAACCTCCCGAAGATCCTCGGCGCCGTGCACCCGCTCGCGAAGGACCACCACTTCTTCGTGACCAAGGTCCGCTTCGAGCTCGACCGCGAGGTCCCCTTCGAGATCGGCGGCGACGTGGTCGGCAAGCGCCGCGCGTTCGAGCTCGCCCTCCACGAGAAGCCCATCTCGCTCGTCGACTTCCGCAAAGTGCACTGA
- a CDS encoding redoxin domain-containing protein, translated as MRIVRWGRLAAAAFLVACATTDTTPLADPDLPVQTKNADGATYPTDHIGTRDRTKLRPGDRIAAFSFQGYVDGDPEKGLTTVSLSDFYDPEQKRYKLLHIQGVASWCPICAQEARQTAAAQDALRAKGVVIVQVLFQGKDRSTGPSLADLETWCNVYEPKHPVLFDANAKRLGVFGIDGFPWNALVDTRTMEILDQGTGAPSDVTAYVNAGLELVAGPPATW; from the coding sequence ATGCGCATCGTTCGATGGGGTCGGCTGGCTGCGGCGGCGTTCCTCGTCGCGTGTGCGACCACCGACACGACCCCGCTCGCGGATCCGGATCTGCCCGTCCAGACCAAGAACGCCGACGGCGCCACGTACCCCACCGATCACATCGGCACCCGCGATCGCACGAAGCTCCGGCCTGGCGATCGCATCGCGGCCTTCTCGTTCCAGGGGTACGTCGACGGCGACCCCGAGAAGGGCCTCACGACGGTCTCTCTCTCCGATTTCTACGATCCGGAGCAGAAGCGCTACAAGCTCCTCCACATCCAAGGCGTCGCCTCGTGGTGCCCGATCTGCGCCCAAGAGGCGCGCCAAACGGCCGCCGCACAAGACGCGCTCCGCGCGAAGGGCGTGGTCATCGTGCAGGTGCTTTTTCAGGGAAAAGACCGCTCGACAGGCCCCTCGCTGGCCGACCTCGAGACCTGGTGCAACGTGTACGAGCCGAAGCACCCCGTGCTCTTCGACGCGAACGCGAAGCGCCTCGGCGTGTTCGGGATCGATGGCTTCCCGTGGAACGCCCTCGTCGACACACGCACCATGGAAATTCTCGACCAAGGCACGGGCGCCCCGTCCGACGTGACCGCGTACGTGAACGCCGGCCTCGAGCTCGTCGCGGGCCCACCCGCCACGTGGTGA